ggcaggagcagcatcagcggctccaggagagcgacggaggcagcaagcggggccatTCTCCCACACCGtgccctggagccgctgatgctgcAGCACTGCtttgtccctgggagctgcagggtcggataaagcggagTGTTGGATTACCAAATGAAGGATAATCCGGACTCTACTGTACTTAAAacctactgcttcaacttaataaaaccatttttattttctagcaaacccagtgtaagcgattgttacctgggggggcaatcagtgtgcacattccccctttcgttgctaaagggggcttacctaattcctTGGGGTCTGATCCCATCTTGTTACCCATGGGGCCTGGATAACATTCAAACATGGCCTGCTGGGAAAAGCCCCAGTCAAAAGAAAACAGATCCGCCCCCTCCCTCAGGGTCTATCACCTGTGAATTAGGCCCGTAagaaaacaaaggggaaaaaaataacagACTCCGATTAAAGGTGAAAACAAGAAGGAATTGTATTAGGATTGTGAACAAAAAAGGGAAGAGCAGGGGAAGAAGCCCAGCACAAACTAATAACCATAAACAAAACAGTGAAAGTGAACAGTAAAAAAGCTCTATATAACCACAGACAGCGCGACCGTAAAGGTAAGTTGTACCCCAATTACAGATGGCTACTTGCTCTTCTCAGACTGGAGTGACAGGATCTGGAGAGAGTTGCTCAGGACCTACAACCCTTAGGCTGGTTGAGAGCCCTCAGGGAGGTACATCGGGGAGTCCTTCGCTGATGGTAAAAGAACCCCGAAGAGGATGGCAGGCAGGTGGTGCTTGCAGGATGGAAGGTGATAGATGGGATTCCTCTTCTGCTCTCCAGATTGGTCCACAGCAGGATCAGGTCTCTCAGTACCCACGCGAACACTGTCTCTCGGGTGGACAGCCCCCTCCTAGGCTGCATCCGAACTTATATAAACTTTTGGGTGGGAAACCTCTGAGGTGGTTTGCCCTTAGTCCACAAAAAGGCGGGAAAATCCAGTTTGTACTGGTTCTTGTTTACCACTCCATAGGAaggacccctccctttcccaaagTCACATCTTACAAACTCCGTTTTATCTATATCAACTCCATTTTGATATTTACCCAAACAGTCCATAATACCATTAAACTTTATTAACCTATTAACCAATTTTACATAACTATTTATCATGACAGAGGGTCAGCCTACAATCTAGGGAGTGCTACCTCAGAagactgggccctaaactgcactctccttggacgtgaagtggttcagtgtctgtactgcttctcggtgggggcagggacctaaGCTCGGgatcttggctgggggagaccagcggagctggcccagcaggactgggtgtTGAGGAGCCCCAGATAgcgggaaggtgagtggcagtggccgtgtcagcacccTAGGAGGCACCCCTGAGAAGTCGTCTGTGACCACTCCTCATCACACCGCCATCTCGACAGCCCCAGAGAGCCAGGAAGCAGCTGCCGGCCAGTCCTGGAGAGCTGTCGCCAGCTGAGGAAATCCACACACATCTCTCAACCCcaggccctgactcctgcaccttctacactagggatgttaaggactagtcgactattcgattcccctcccccacccagctgcctctaTCTAATCGAGGCAGCAGGACGGGAGGGGGGACAAGAAGGGGTACTTTGAAAGGGCAGTACCGCACAGCTAagtccgggatcagctgtgcagtacTGCCACGTGTGgaacctggaatcagctggggactccgggTTCTGAGGAAATGCCGCGCGGAACTGCGGTCagagggggagtccccagctgatcccgggttctgctgaaatgctgcacagagcccagaatgagctggggagtccccagctatgCATGGAATTTCAAATGGGCAGCACAGTTGGGCTTcatactgccgctttgaaatgcacaagagcccccactaggaactcttgtacatttcaaagctggcacgttgcatgcagcccagagggacttcctgctggccccgggctgcatggggAGTTCCACATTCTCCTCCTTTGAGATGCACAAGAACCCAGcagagactcttgtacatttcaaaggaggcataccgaagtgcctatcgactagttgagggaaattccatcgactattcgactaGTAAATGAACTGTTACTTATCCTACACCCTGCCCTAAGCCTCCAACCCCCtacactgactcctgctccccgcATACCCTTCCATGACTCCTGTATCCACATACCCTGCCCTTAGTCTCCCTCACGTACCTCTCAACTcactgccctgattcctgcatcccctgccctgaagcccCCACAAGGTCCcaaacaatgctgggtaaatccaaTAATATTTCATAAATGATTAATAGATGTCTTAAGAAATAGCTCATCAAATTGTTGCAGATTATTATTTTCATAATAAAAACAGTATTTTGGCTAATCTCTCATGCATGAAGTGTGCCCATTTCTCTTAACACCCGATATGAAGTGCGCTATATGCACTGAAAGGAGAATAAATACATATAACTTAATAGCTcttatttataaaaatgaaaataaaacaaaaaatgtccATTACCAGAAATATAAAATAGTTTTAATGTGAAAGAGAAGGGACAGAACACTAATCTGTTCTTGCAGCTAGTGGAAACAGTTATTTATAACTGTTAGCCCTTTTATGCTCGACACATACTTTCCTTAATGAAAATTGCAATCGTATGCAAAATCCTTaaagaattatttaaaaacagaCAATCTTATTTAAACCATTTTTATATCAAAAGCATACAAGAGTCTCTAACAATGATGCATAGAATTTACTTTAAAAAGGAAATGTAGGTATCCAAAGAGGTTGTTTGTACCTTTATCCAATcttaaaaattgtattttaataCTCACTCTTGCCTTCCAGACCCAAGGATCAAAAACAGAAGGTTCTGAAAAATGTAATTCTGTCATTCTGTCACCAGGAcagtacaaaaaagaaaaaacaccatGCTAGATCCAGCCTCTCACCCCCCATTAAAAGAAGCATTTCTAGTGCTCATTAGCAAATACTCATGTTTCACTTAGAGGCTTTCGAAATTTGCTCTGAAGAAAAACTCTTGGAACACGCAGGCCTTCTTTCCTATTCACAGTTTCTCGTAGCACATACTCATTGACCACTTGCTCATATCCTACAGCCATAAAGAGATGAGACAAAAACTCTACAAGGAAGAAAGATGAAAGGTGGTGTTACTAAAAGTTAGTTTAGACTGTTTTTAAGCACTAGTGAGCATTTATACAAGGATTTGTTTTTAACTACTTAAGGGTATGCACTTTCTTGAAAATCCCAAAGGCTTCAAATACGCAAGCTGCTCTATGCAGACACTACCAACTGCACtgagcctcactgaagtcaatgaagcaaaatgcaggacaatgtagcactttaaagactaacaagatggtttattagatgatgagctttcgtgggccagacccacttcctcagatcaaatagtggaagaaaatagtcacaaccatatataccaaaggatacaattaaaaaaaatgaacagatatgaaaaggacaaatcacatttcagaacaggagggagatgcgggggggggggggaggaaggaaggtaagtgtctgtgaattgacgatattagaggtggggagagtgggatgtttgtgagttaatggtattagaggtgataattgggaaagctatcttgataatgtgtaagatagttcaagtgtttgttcaatccgaCCCTGCTGGCATTCCGAGCAGCTTATAAAGGACTGGGGCTTTAAATGGCTAACACAGTCCTATTTCAGCTATTGTGTACATTTATCATTTTAAATGGAAAGTTTTCCATTTCCTCTTATGGCTGACTGAAATTATTTTCAGATTTTGTAGAGAGCCAACACAAAGCCAATGCACCATCCTAAGTCCTGTTTAAACCCCATTTCAGAGATTTCAGTGGTGGATTGACTCAGGCTTGCTCTCTACATAGAGGTTAATATGACAAGTTCTCACATTGTAGttaaacaggaaaagaaagggaaggTGACAAACTGGAAATGTTGATTCTATGCCTCCGCAGTTCAAACTTACTTTTCGTATACTGTATACATAGAAGAACTCCTAGTGGAATAATTCTTTCCATAGAGGACATAGACCTAGACATTGGACAGAGTCAGAAGACCCAGCTCAGCTGCTGACTTATGTGATCTTGGGGAAGGAAGTCATGTCTCCTTTGCTTTCCCTCTTACCTTTCTTCATCTGTTTTACCTAATTAGACTGTCAACTCTCCATAGCAGAAATTGTTGCACACTGTGTTTATACAGTATGAGAAATACAGGATACTAAAATGCAACTAACAGATACCACGCCATACAACACTGCAACTTTACTATAATGAAATCACACTATGATCGATTCCCTACTCACTCACTCCTCTActaaatatattaaataatttGGTGTAGTGAAAAATTAGTTCCCTGAGAACATGAAAGACTGATAGTTTTGTCTGAGCCAGACATATACCCCTTTCAAAAAAAGAACAATCATAGTCGGCATTTGCTCCTCTTTTCACCTCTCCCTTTCATTTCTTTCATGTTtcatttttctcagctgaaaataAAGAGCACTAGCACCTCCTCACTGGCAAACCTCCTCCGTGAATGGCTACCAAGTGATCACACAGCACATTTTGCTGCAATACACATTGTGTTTTGACTATCAAACTTCTGGAAAAACACATCTGTTAGATCACAATTAAACCCAATAGGCCATTTTGGAAAGAACTGACTCTGGTTAATGATATTTTAGAGAGATTTGCTGCTACAACTTAATATACATGTTATCTTCATATCACCACAAGAAAATGAGACTGCAGGTAACAGAAGAATCTTCaaaattcaagaaaaaaaaaaacctcaagaaATTTCCCATACAAACACTCAATCGTGACACCTTATTCCCAAAATGCCAAACAAGGGATTGGATTTAAATTTCCATTTCTAGGGTGGCTCCTCACTCCTTCCCTCCAACAGCAGAGCTCACTTCGCTACCATTAACATTATAAGTGGAATTAAACAAACTCGCTGATTATAATAAAAATGACCATAGAAATGCTTTAGGGAAAGTTGTATAGCTGCTTGCATTATTTATCTTAAATTTAGTcaatatcctttaaaaaaaaagaatcatttaaaaattattaatggaattagttttcattttgaaatatgagCAGCAACTAGGTAATCCACTATGTCATAAAATATCAAAATTATTTTCTTAGCTCCAATTTTGGTACCCAAGAAACTTTCAATGCTTGATTATgctataaagaagaaaaaaaatacttttttctttaCAAAGCCCCATAATGGTTATAGGGAAGTATTTGTTCTCTAGTGTGCATTGAGCAAAACTGGGAGCCAAGAGACCAGAGTTACAATCCCAGCTTTGTACAAAACTTGGGCAAACTATTTtatttctctgtgcttcagttttcctatctgtaaaattggGACAATGAATCTTCTTTTATAAAGCATTAAGATCCCCGAATGAAAGACTACATACtctagaacctcagagttataaaTACCAGAATTATGAAATGAGTGGTCAGCCACACACcccatttggaaccagaagtaacACAAagtagcagagatttttttttaaagaagcaaatACAGAACTATACTGTGTTAAACACAACACACTAAGCAAAAGAAAAATGgtgttttcctttttttagtaaagtttcaaaactgTATTAAGTCAACACTCAGttgaaaatttttgaaaaaaccatatcattttgttcagagttatgaataaCCTCCATTCCCAAGATGTTTATAACTTTGAGGTACTACTgcagccatggccaacctgcggcttgaGAGCCACATGCGGTTCTTCCCCCCGAAAAGTGCGGCTTGCAAAGCTgctcctgtgtccccccccccccgacagtcCCTGGCCCCCCCCATGCTCATGGGGTTGGTGATTCAAAATGGCGCCAAAGATGGCAGCCATTGAAGGGaacctgatatggccaaaaagcctaagcttgcttGCTCCTTAAAGGgacatcttcctttttttttcttttttttttgtttgacaattcgggggggggggggggggggaagccttcccttttctaattttttttggcttgacaattctggtgtggctctttgcattCTTTCTGCCGCTGTTTCAGCTTTCTTTGCTAAATGGGTTGGCCATGCCTGTACTACTGTAAGTATTGTTAATTTTGTAAGGTGATGATAATGAAATACTTTTATAAGTAATCTATACTAAAATGTAGAGCTGGCTGAACTTGGTAATAATCTACTAGAAGAGACAACAATCACAACTAGTCAAATTATTAGCACAGTGTTACCTCAATAAAACTTTTGTTGAAGCTTTCCTCCCACCCAGTCATATTTTTGCTTCTAAGCCCACTGACTTCAATTTTGAATCTGAATTCATATACATACACCCCTTAGTAGTCACATCTGAGACCAAATCTTTTCCTAagcatttttctctttctttcaaaGCATTGATATGAATGAGGCCACTGCAGTTAACAAGTTCTAAACCTATGCAGTAGTGAACTCACCATGAAGGACCGTCAACAGATCAAATTGCTCCTTCAGTCCTGCCCATTTTATAAAATAACCATATGCAGCTGGTAAACAAATTACACATACGAACTTTGAAACACTGGTGTAACAGACAACCCTTAAGGCATAGCAACAATTCACTGAAGCAagtttaaaccaaaaaaaaagctacagaaaaaaatgtattacaTATCTTACCATCAGTAAAGAAATATGACCTTGTCCCATCTTGTCTAACATAAAAGTTTTCTCCAAGTTTGTTGCCAGATTTAAACCTAAGCATCGCATGATCATAGAGCCCATAGTCTCTAAATAAGACACACTTGCCTGGTTTTAACACCTATCAGATAAAATGTATATTTATCAGTAAAGTGGACAAAACAAAATGACTTAAGGGTGAGAGAACATTCGTGACTTGTACATTTCTGCAGAAATGAACAAATGCATTAAATGAGCTAACCATCCTCACAAAGAAAAGTCATTAGCCACTATTCCATTTGAGCTAAGAAATAAATCTCTATTTTAGAAAGCAAACTCTGAAGTATATCAAAACCTAACCTCTATTATTCAGACTATAGATGTGACACACTAAATATTCAGTAATGTAAAAATCAAAATATGAACTGAATTTTATATTTAGTTGTTTGTGCAAATAAAAATATGTATGGTGCTAACAAAAGAATGAGAAATCAAAAAGTAAAGGTGCTTTCCTTTCTTTACAATCAGTAGCCAATATTTTGTAACCACCGTTATCTCAAAATAGTTGTGCATTTTTCAACTCTCATTTTAGGGCCTGCTCCTACTTGATGCTGAGTACCCTCAATCTGAGTTAAAACATTTTAGCATCTCCCCCTGTGAAGTGCTAATGCTCCTCCTTGACTTCTTCTTTGAAGCCTAATGACCCAGTCCTACACATACTTATGTACATGCTTAACTTTGTAACTTGTGTGTAGTCttgctgatttcaatgggactactcagtgTGTAAAGTTAAGCAAGTAAGTTAGGCCCTGAACCTGATAACACTTAATCATTATAAATATAACATACCACCATAGAACCTTTAAGTCagataaatgaaaaaaaagttgtttttaatgaGAACTAGATACCGTCACAACACTGCATTTTGTTTTAGCATGCATATTAAGGTGCTTGGTATAGATAAAAATGGTAATTAAACCTAGAGAAAGCAACATTCATTTCTGACCTGACTTTCAGCCAATTAATCAGATGATTTCCTTTTTATAAAAATAAGCCATAATAGCATTTTCTTAATGATATTCCTTAAAATGGCAAAAAGTCATACTGTAAAAATGGCATTGAGGCTCCATGTGCTACATCTCAAGGACCATACAGCAAGTATGTTTAGTTTACTTgcaaaaaaatatttattctaaCAGCCATCTAAATGTCATATTATCAACATGATAATTTTGTAACATGAATTTAGTTATGCTGACAATGCACAAGCCAGAGGAGAATCCATCTCACTTACTCAGAGCTCATAGGAGAAAAATATAGTCAAAACTTATTTTAGTCCTCAGAATAAGCAAATGTGACTGAATTCTTCCAGAGAGTAATTAACTAAGATGGTACTACTTTCACAGTTTATTTTCAGAGTGGAACAGTCTTCTTCTTGGGTCAAAGAAGACTAAACAATACCCCCAAAACTGTTAAGTCATACTTATACATTTACCTTATAAATATTTTGCAAGGCAAGGTGCATCTTGTCAGGGTGAATGGCAGAAAGCACAAATATTAACGTGACAACATCCAGAGAATCTGCTGGTATATTTTCCAGAAGGTCGTCTTTGGTCAGATCACATTGGAATACTTTACATCTCTCAATATTATATAAAGTGTTCTTCTATGGGGTGAAAAGATGCTGTTATTTTTCACCTAAAGCAACATGGACTATAAAACTATAAAGACAAAattgtattttctgattttttttaattgggaaaGCAACAGAAGGAAACAGAACTACAAAAGT
The DNA window shown above is from Pelodiscus sinensis isolate JC-2024 chromosome 2, ASM4963464v1, whole genome shotgun sequence and carries:
- the METTL6 gene encoding tRNA N(3)-cytidine methyltransferase METTL6 isoform X1 codes for the protein MSQENTSDNYVNSVSPICEDDAFQKKGHSARTLSSEEAEKLAREQVLVSDFKKLKLEKEAQKNWDLFYKRNSTNFFKDRHWTTREFEDLKACREFEDEKLTMLEAGCGVGNCLFPLLEEDLNIFAYACDFSPRAVEYVKKNTLYNIERCKVFQCDLTKDDLLENIPADSLDVVTLIFVLSAIHPDKMHLALQNIYKVLKPGKCVLFRDYGLYDHAMLRFKSGNKLGENFYVRQDGTRSYFFTDEFLSHLFMAVGYEQVVNEYVLRETVNRKEGLRVPRVFLQSKFRKPLSET